The Archangium primigenium genomic interval GTCCCTGAGCCAGCGCACCTGCCCGTCCCGGCGGATGACGCGGTAGTCCACGACATACCGGCCCTTGGGGATGGCCTGGTGCATCGTGGCGCGCACGAACTCCCGGTCCGAGGGGTGCAGCTCCTCGAGCAGGTCCACCCCGCGCGCCGTCTGTTCGCCCGTGGACACCCCCAGCAGGCCCATCAGGGTGGCGTCCCGGGTGACCGTGCCGCTGGCCAGGTCCCATCGCCAGGTGCCAATGCTCAACGCCTCCACGAGGCGCCATTGGTTCTGCCGCCACTCCGAGACCTCCGGAGGACCGGTGGGTGTGCCGCTGGGTGGATTCATGCCGTGGTGCTGTATGCCCCCGGGGAGAGAATAAGGATGGGCGCGGCGTCCCGCTCGGGCGCGGCGGGAGTGTCCACCGGCCGACAGCCTTGCTTGCGCCCCGGAGGACACATCCTAGTTTTGCCCCTGGTTCCGCCATGCCCGTCACCTCGCCCTCCCTGCTCGTCGTGGACAAAGATCCGGATGTCCGGTTGGCCCTGCGCATGTCGTTGGAGTTCGTGGGCTACCGGGTGGTGACCGCGGAGGACGCGCGGGAGGCCCTGGCGCGCCTGGACGAGCCGGGTCGGCCCGCGCTGGCGCTGCTGGATTCGTGCCGGGAGGCGAGCGAGGGCGAGGAGCTGCGGCGGCGGCTGCGGGCCGCGGGCGTGCCGCTGGTGCTGCTCACCTCGCGGGTGCCGGGCGAGACGTCGGGCATCCGGGCCGTGCTGCCCAAGCCCTTCAACCTGGAGGAGCTCTACGCCACCGTGGCCGCCCATGGCCCGGCCCGGGCGCTCACCCGGCCCCCGGAGGATCACGCCTCGCTCGCCGCCTGAGTTTGTCCGGAGTGCTTGTCCAGGGTCCGTCCGGAGTGGGGCTGAAGCCATACAGCTGGTTCAAGGAGCTTGGACAGACACTGGACGGGAACCGCGGACACGGCAATTGTCCGGGGGGAGTGCGAGTCTTTCGCGTGTGCAACCCATTGCACGCGGGGAGCGTGTCCCTAGGTTGACTCGGACACGGGTGAACCAACGAAAGAGGTGCCGGCCCTATGCACCCATGTCCCAGTCCCATCCTCGTGGTGGAGCAGCACCCGGACGTGCGCACCGTCATCCACGCGGCCCTGGAGCACGAAGGCTACCTGTCGGTCCCGGCGCCCAGCACCCAGAAGGCGCTGCGCGCCCTGGAGTGGATGGAGCGGCCGGGCCTCATCCTCTTGGACGAGCTCCTGGCGGACGGGGAGCTGGAGCACTTCATCCTGCACGTGCGCACGCACCAGTCCCTGCGCCGGGTGCCCATCGTGCTCTTGTCCGTGGGGGGCCCGGCGTCGCGGGTGTTGGGCGTGCAGGCCATCTTGCGCAAGCCCTTCCAGCTCGACGCGCTCATCGACGTCGTCGAGGCGCAGTGCCTGCACTAGGACTTCAGCGCGAGGCCTCGAGCTGCGCGAGCCGCGCCTGCACCTCGCTGGCCTGCTCGACGTCGCCCAGCCGCTCGGCGAGGCCGTGGCTGGCCAGCCGCGCCACGTGCGCGAGCCGGGCGAGCCAGGTGGGGCCCCGCTCCCCGCCCACGAGCACCACCAACAGGCGCAAGGGGATGTCGTCCGGGGTCTCCGCCGCCAGGGGCCGCGCGAGCGTCACCAGGGCGGCCAGGGGCGGGGTGTTCTCCACGTGGGCGTGAGGCACCGCCACGCCGTTGCCCACGGCGTTGGAGGACTCGGCCTCGCGCCGCCGCAGCTCCGCCACGAGCCGCGACGCGCTCACCTCGGGCAGGGCCGCCGCGAGCCGTCCGGCCGCCACGTCCAGGGCATCCTCGAGCGCCCCGCACGTCATGCGCAGCACCATGCGATCCGGTGAGAGCACCGGCGAGAGCGCCGGCACGGGCGTGTCCGGCCAGGGCGCGCGCGCGGGGAACTCGGTGTCGAGCCAGACGCGCACCCGCGTGAGCTGGGCCGCGGTGAGCCGCCGGCGCGCCAGCTCCAAGAGGAGCGCGCCCGCGGCGGGCTCCTCCTCCAGGTAGTGGGCCACGAAGGGGCTGAGCCGGTGCGCCACGTCCATGAGCAGCGGGGCGGGCACGTCCAGCTCGCGCGCGATGGCGGCGAGCCGCTCGGGCGTGGGCGCGGCGTCCACGCCGTTCTCCACCCGGCTGAGGTAGGCGCTGGACACGCCGATGCGGCGCGCCAGGTCCCTCAGGCTCAGGCCCGCGTCCACACGCAGCAGTCGAAGGGTGGCTCCCAGGTGCATGGGCGGTGGTGGGGGACGGCGGGGTGGGACGGCGCGGAGGAAAGGCGTTCAGGGGGCTTCAGGACGGGGTGCCGCTGGCCTGGCGCAAGGCGGGCGAGGCCCCCGCGGACTCGTCCGCGGGCACCACGGCCTCCTCGGGCCGGGGCTGGCGCACGACGAGCAGGGACAGCTTGGAGTCGCGCACGATGCGCTCGCGGTGCAGCCCGAAGAGGTGGCCCTCGAGGCCCCACTCGGCGCCCACGCCCACCACCACCAGCTCGTAGCCGCCCGTGGCCGCCTCGGCGAGCACGGCGTCCTCGGGCGAGGCATGCGCCACGACCTTGAAGTGCACGCCGCCGGAGGACTCGGGGAAGAGCTCCTGCACGAGCGTGAGCGAGGTGGGCCGGCCGTGGGGCAGCGCGGGCGACGTCACGTGCAGCACCGTCACCTCCACGCCGGCGCACGAGCGCAGCCGCCGCGCGAGCCCCAGCGCCGCCCGGTCATGCCGGCTGCCGTTGAAGGGCACGAGCACCCGGCGCACCGCGCGCAGGCCCCGGTCCACCAGCACCGCCACGTCCGCGCTCGCCTCGCGCATCACCTCGTGCACGGTGCCGCCGAGCACCGTCTGGCCGAAGAGCGGCTTGTGCCAGCCGAGCACGATGAGGTCCGCCTTCTTGGCCTCGGCGGTGCGGCAGATGTCGAGCGCGGGCTCGGCGGACATGAAGGACAGGGGCCGCACCTCCAGGCCCGTCTTGCGCGCCTGCTCCACGATGGGCGCCATGGGGCCGGGCTCGTCCGCGCGCGGCTGGCCCCGGGACTCGGGCGTGTTGCGCAGCAGGAAGGAGGCGCGCTCGGAGGGCGGGATGAGGTGCAGGGCGTAGAGCTCCGAGGGGTACTGGGCCCCCCCGGTGAGCGCCTGGCCGAGCGTCACCATGCCCGGGCCCGTCTGCCCGTGGGACACGCAGAACAGCAGCCGGAAGGGCGCGGGGGCGTCGGGCGTGAGCGGCACCGGCACGGCGCGCTCCAGGGCCAGCTCCTCGGGCGGGTAGATGACGCGCAGGAGCGGCGTGGTGAGGAACGTGGTGACGAGCGCCATCACCACCATCATGGTGAAGAGCGTGGGCGAGATGACGCCCAGGTCCAGGCCCAGGTTGAGCACGATGAGCTCCATGAGCCCGCGCGTGTTCATCAGCACGCCGATGGCGCCCGCCTCGCGCCAGCTCGAGCCGGTGTAGCGCGCCGCCAGGGCGCTGCCGCCGAACTTGCCCAGGCACGCCAGCAGGATGATGAGCCCGCACATGGCCCAGTTCTCCGGCGTGTTGAGCAGGCCAATCTGGGTGCGCAGGCCGCTGAAGGCGAAGAACAGCGGCAAGAGCAGCACCACCGCCACGTCCTCCAGCTTCTCCGCCAGCGCCTCGGCCAGGCCGCCCTCCTTGGGGATGATGGCGCCAAAGAGGAACGAGCCGAACAGCGCGTGGATGCCGATCATCTCCGTGGCCAGCGCCGAGGCGAGCAGCATGAGCAGCGTGAGCGCCATGACGCCCTGATTGAGCCCCTCGCGGCTGGCCACGCGCGCGCCCAGCCGGGCGAGGAACGGGCGCACCCCCGCGAGCATGAAGGCGATGTAGCCCAGGGCGATGAGCGTGGTGAGCGCCGCCTGCATCGGGTGGGTGGCGCGCACGATGGACACCACGAACGCGAGCAGGCACCACGCCGTCACGTCGTCCACCGCCGCGCAGGTGATGGCGAGCGCCCCCACCTTGGAGTGCATCAGCCGCCGCTCGGTGAGGATGCGCGCGAGCACCGGGAACGCCGTGATGCTCATCGCCACGCCCATGAACAGCACGAACGAGGAGAAGGGCACCGACGCCTCGCTCAGCCGCGGGTAGAACCAGTAGGCGGCCCCCGCGCCCAGCGCGAACGGCGCCACGATGCTCGTGTGGCTGATGACCACCGACGCGTGCCCCCGGCCCCGCAGCAGCCGGGGATCCAGCTCCAGTCCGATGAGGAACATGAAGAGGATGAGGCCCACCTGGCTGATCATCTTGAGCACCGGCGTGGAACTCGCCGGGAAGAGCGTGTCCATCGCCTCCGGCCACAGCCAGCCGAGCAGCGACGGGCCCAGGAGGATGCCCGCGAGCACCTCCGCGATGACCAGCGGCTGGCCCATCCACCGCATGCCCCGCCCGAGCAGCCGGGACAGCCCGATGATGACGATGAACTGCACGAGCAGCAGACCGACCGCACTGAGCGTCATGCCGTGATGCATCAAGAAGCCTCCGGGCAGGTGCGTTAAGTAACCGCTTATCAGCCGGGGCTTCGGCGCGTCAACCCGCCGCGGGGGTGGGGGGGACGGTGCCGGGCCGGTGTCAACTGGCGGGCGGGGAGGGGGCGGGGCCCGCACGTGACGCTGGAAAGGCCGGGCATTCCAGGCAAGGTGCGGCCTCATGGTACGTCACGTCATCGTCGTGGGCGCGGGACCCGGAGGCTTGTCGGCGGCCATCAACCTGGCGGGGTTGGGGTTGAAGGTCACGGTGGTGGAGAAGGACGCGCGGCCCGGTGGGCGCATGAAGGGGCTCACCCTGGGTGCGTCCGGCGAGTACGCCGTGGACACCGGGCCCTCCATCCTCCAGTTGCCCGGGGTGCTCGAGAGCATCTTCACGCGCGCGGGCAAGCGCATCGCGGACTACGTGAAGCTCCAGCCCTTGGACACCAACACCCGGGTGCACTTCTGGGACGGCACCCACCTGGACACCACGCGGGACGTGGCGCGCATGGAGCGCGAGGTGGCGAAGTTCGGCCCCGACAAGGTGCCCGCCCTGCGCCGCTGGCTCGCCGAGGGCCGGGAGAAGTACCCGCTCGCGTACGCGAAGTTCATGGCCACCCAGGCGGACGGCTTCGGCTACTACGCGCCCTGGCGGCTCTTTCCCACGCTGCGCTTCAAGCCCTGGCAGACGCTCTACTCGCACCTGGATGGCTTCTTCCACGACGACCGCATCACCTACGCGCTCGCCTACCCCTCCAAGTACCTGGGCCTGCACCCCACCAATTGCTCCTCGGTGTTCGGCGTCATCCCCTACCTGGAGCTGGCCTTCGGCGTGTGGCACGTGGAGGGGGGCTTCCGCGCGCTCGCCCAGGGCATGATGAAGTGCGCCGAGGATCTGGGCGCCACCTTCCGCCTCAACGCCCCGGTGGAGCAGGTGCTGGTGGACTGTGGCCGGGCGGTGGGCGTGCGGCTGGCGGGCGGCGAGCGCCTGGAGGCCGACGCGGTGGTCATCAACGCGGACCTGCCCTACGCGGCCCAGAACCTGGTGCCCGCCGAGGCCCGCGAGGGCACGCGGCTCACGGACGCGGCGCTCGGGCGCGCGAAGTATTCGTGCAGCACCTTCATGGCCTACTACGGCGTGGACAAGGTCTGGGACGAGCTGCCCCACCACCTCATCTACCTGTCGGGCAGCGCGCGGCGCACGGACGCCGCGGCGCTCGAGGACCGCGCCATGGACCTGGAGGATCCGCCCTTCTACGTCTGCAACCCGTGCGTGACGGACCCGAGCGGCGCGCCCCAGGGCCACTCCACGCTGTATGTCCTGGTGCCCTCGCCCAACACGTCGCAGGACGTGGACTGGGCCGCCACCGAGCGCGCCCTGCGCGAGCGCATCCCCACCATGCTGGAGAAGGTGGGCCTCAAGGGCGTGCGCGAGCACATCCGCGCCGAGCGCTACTTCACGGCGGAGACGTGGCGGGACGACTTCAACGTCTTCCGGGGCGCGGTGTTCAACCTGGCCCACACCTGGATGCAGCTCGGCCCCCTGCGGCCCCACGTGAAGAGCCCCAGCACGGAGGGGCTGTACTGGGTGGGCGGGGGCACGCACCCGGGCAGCGGCCTGCTCACCATCATGGAGAGCGCCAACATCGCCGCGGACTACCTGTCGCGCGAGGCCGGCAAGGGGCCCCTGCCGCTCTGGCCCTACGTGCCCGCCGTCGAGGAGTCGCCCTCCGAGCCCCAGGCCCGCGTGGGCTGAGCGCCCCGCACCCGGAGCGCCGCCTCCCACTGGCCCACCGCCTCGAGCCGGAGCGCCGCCCAGGCGAGCGCCGGCTCCCAGCGGGCCACCACCACGTGGGGCTGGGTGGGCGGCTTGAGGTGGAACACCACGCTCACGCACAGCCGCTGGAAGGGCGAGGTCACGATGAACGCCGTGCCGAGCAGCCGCTCGCGCAGCAGGCGGTCGTTCTCCTGGCACCAGGCCGCGGCCATGTGGCGGTGGCGCGCCGTCATGCCCGCCTGGCTCAGGTCGATGAGGGACGTGAAGGCCTCGCCCCGTCCGAGGTAGCCCGTCATCCGGTCGAGGTAGTCCCGGTACTCCGCGTCCGTGGGGGTGCCCCGCGGACGCACGATCAGCAGCGGCCAGAGCGCGTCATCGAAGTGGAACGACCGGGGGCGGGTCACGGGGGCGGCTCATGGTGACGGATTTGCCCCACCCAATCCACGCTCTTGGACGGGCGGACAGGGGGCCAAGGTGCGAAGGGGGCGCAGCCCCGACCACATCCAGGACCCCTCCTGGGGCAAGCAGGCAAGACGCCCCGTGCAGGTGTGGGCTGAGACTCCCGGAGAGGCGTGCTAGAACGGGGGAACCTTCGAACACGAAAACGCATGAACGAAGCGCTCCAAGTCCTGCTGACCGACGGTGTGATTGAAGAAGTCGTGGGCCGCCTCAAGAGTGGCAAGGAGGCGGACGTGTACCTCGTGCGCCACGGCGGCGAGATCGTCGCGGCCAAGATCTACAAGGAACGCGAGCACCGCAACTTCCGCAACAACTCGGGCTACCGCGAGGGTCGCCAGGTGCGCAACAGCCGCACGGCGCGCGCCATCGCCAAGGGCAGTCGCTTTGGCGTCGCGGCGGCCGAGGATGCCTGGAAGACCGCCGAGGTGGAGGCGCTGTTCAAGCTCCACGCCGCGGGCGTGTGCGTGCCCCGCCCGGTGATGTTCTACGAGGGCGTGCTCCTCATGGAACTGGTGCTGGACCTGGAGGGCCACCCGGCGCCGCGCCTCGAGGAGGCGCAGCTCACGGCGGAGGAGGCCTCGGCGCTCTACTTCGACCTG includes:
- a CDS encoding response regulator, with the translated sequence MPVTSPSLLVVDKDPDVRLALRMSLEFVGYRVVTAEDAREALARLDEPGRPALALLDSCREASEGEELRRRLRAAGVPLVLLTSRVPGETSGIRAVLPKPFNLEELYATVAAHGPARALTRPPEDHASLAA
- a CDS encoding response regulator, producing the protein MHPCPSPILVVEQHPDVRTVIHAALEHEGYLSVPAPSTQKALRALEWMERPGLILLDELLADGELEHFILHVRTHQSLRRVPIVLLSVGGPASRVLGVQAILRKPFQLDALIDVVEAQCLH
- a CDS encoding helix-turn-helix domain-containing protein; translated protein: MHLGATLRLLRVDAGLSLRDLARRIGVSSAYLSRVENGVDAAPTPERLAAIARELDVPAPLLMDVAHRLSPFVAHYLEEEPAAGALLLELARRRLTAAQLTRVRVWLDTEFPARAPWPDTPVPALSPVLSPDRMVLRMTCGALEDALDVAAGRLAAALPEVSASRLVAELRRREAESSNAVGNGVAVPHAHVENTPPLAALVTLARPLAAETPDDIPLRLLVVLVGGERGPTWLARLAHVARLASHGLAERLGDVEQASEVQARLAQLEASR
- a CDS encoding cation:proton antiporter → MTLSAVGLLLVQFIVIIGLSRLLGRGMRWMGQPLVIAEVLAGILLGPSLLGWLWPEAMDTLFPASSTPVLKMISQVGLILFMFLIGLELDPRLLRGRGHASVVISHTSIVAPFALGAGAAYWFYPRLSEASVPFSSFVLFMGVAMSITAFPVLARILTERRLMHSKVGALAITCAAVDDVTAWCLLAFVVSIVRATHPMQAALTTLIALGYIAFMLAGVRPFLARLGARVASREGLNQGVMALTLLMLLASALATEMIGIHALFGSFLFGAIIPKEGGLAEALAEKLEDVAVVLLLPLFFAFSGLRTQIGLLNTPENWAMCGLIILLACLGKFGGSALAARYTGSSWREAGAIGVLMNTRGLMELIVLNLGLDLGVISPTLFTMMVVMALVTTFLTTPLLRVIYPPEELALERAVPVPLTPDAPAPFRLLFCVSHGQTGPGMVTLGQALTGGAQYPSELYALHLIPPSERASFLLRNTPESRGQPRADEPGPMAPIVEQARKTGLEVRPLSFMSAEPALDICRTAEAKKADLIVLGWHKPLFGQTVLGGTVHEVMREASADVAVLVDRGLRAVRRVLVPFNGSRHDRAALGLARRLRSCAGVEVTVLHVTSPALPHGRPTSLTLVQELFPESSGGVHFKVVAHASPEDAVLAEAATGGYELVVVGVGAEWGLEGHLFGLHRERIVRDSKLSLLVVRQPRPEEAVVPADESAGASPALRQASGTPS
- a CDS encoding phytoene desaturase family protein, which gives rise to MVRHVIVVGAGPGGLSAAINLAGLGLKVTVVEKDARPGGRMKGLTLGASGEYAVDTGPSILQLPGVLESIFTRAGKRIADYVKLQPLDTNTRVHFWDGTHLDTTRDVARMEREVAKFGPDKVPALRRWLAEGREKYPLAYAKFMATQADGFGYYAPWRLFPTLRFKPWQTLYSHLDGFFHDDRITYALAYPSKYLGLHPTNCSSVFGVIPYLELAFGVWHVEGGFRALAQGMMKCAEDLGATFRLNAPVEQVLVDCGRAVGVRLAGGERLEADAVVINADLPYAAQNLVPAEAREGTRLTDAALGRAKYSCSTFMAYYGVDKVWDELPHHLIYLSGSARRTDAAALEDRAMDLEDPPFYVCNPCVTDPSGAPQGHSTLYVLVPSPNTSQDVDWAATERALRERIPTMLEKVGLKGVREHIRAERYFTAETWRDDFNVFRGAVFNLAHTWMQLGPLRPHVKSPSTEGLYWVGGGTHPGSGLLTIMESANIAADYLSREAGKGPLPLWPYVPAVEESPSEPQARVG